The Lycium ferocissimum isolate CSIRO_LF1 chromosome 1, AGI_CSIRO_Lferr_CH_V1, whole genome shotgun sequence genome includes a region encoding these proteins:
- the LOC132065195 gene encoding uncharacterized protein LOC132065195, which produces MIDNYKDWHEQLPYALLGYRTTARTSTGATPYLLVYGTEAVIPAEVEIPSLRIIQEAELDDAEWIRKRYEQLALIDEKRMIVVCHGQLYQQRMARAFNKRVRTRVFQIGQLVLKRIFPNQEEYKGKFAPNWQGPYMVRKVLSGGAVVLAEMDGQEWPKAINSDAIKRYYV; this is translated from the coding sequence ATGATTGATAACTACAAAGATTGGCATGAACAATTGCCTTATGCATTGCTGGGATACCGTACTACGGCCAGGACCTCGACTGGAGCCACTCCGTACCTGTTGGTGTATGGCACCGAAGCAGTGATACCAGCCGAGGTAGAAATCCCTTCGCTTCGGATAATACAAGAAGCTGAGTTGGACGATGCGGAGTGGATCCGTAAAAGGTATGAGCAGCTGGCTCTAATAGATGAAAAGAGGATGATCGTTGTTTGCCATGGTCAATTGTACCAGCAGAGAATGGCGCGTGCTTTCAACAAGCGTGTGAGAACTCGGGTGTTTCAGATTGGGCAATTAGTACTCAAACGAATATTCCctaatcaagaagaatacaaagggaaGTTCGCACCAAACTGGCAAGGGCCTTATATGGTACGAAAAGTGCTGTCAGGAGGAGCCGTGGTCCTTGCTGAAATGGATGGTCAAGAGTGGCCAAAAGCGATAAATTCAGATGCCATCAAAAGATACTacgtgtga